A stretch of the Lolium perenne isolate Kyuss_39 chromosome 3, Kyuss_2.0, whole genome shotgun sequence genome encodes the following:
- the LOC127342633 gene encoding vacuolar-processing enzyme gamma-isozyme, with product MAMASFRLLPLALLLSALVLAVAHARAPLLDQTIRLPSQRAAGHEEDDSVGTRWAVLIAGSNGYYNYRHQADICHAYQIMKKGGLKDENIIVFMYDDIAHHRENPRPGVIINHPQGGDVYAGVPKDYTGKEVNVKNFLAVLLGNKTAVTGGSGKVVDSGPNDHIFVFYSDHGGPGVLGMPTYPYLYGDDLVDVLKKKHATGTYKSLVFYLEACESGSIFEGLLPNDIGIYATTASNAEESSWGTYCPGEYPSPPPEYDTCLGDLYSIAWMEDSDVHNLRTESLKQQYDLVKKRAAAPEDSYGYGSHVMQYGSLDLNAEHLFLYIGSNPANDNTSFVEDNSLPSLSRAVNQRDADLVYFWQKYRKLAESAPEKNDARKELLEMMGHRSHIDNSVELIGNLLFGSSDGPMVLKTVRAAGEPLVDDWSCLKSTVRAFESQCGSLAQYGMKHMRSFANICNAGILPEVMAKVTAQACTSIPTNRWSATHMGFSA from the exons ATGGCGATGGCGTCCTTCCGCCTCCTCCCGCTCGCGCTGCTGCTCTCCGCGCTCGTCCTGGCCGTCGCGCACGCCCGGGCCCCGCTGCTGGACCAGACCATCCGCCTCCCGTCGCAGCGTGCGGCGGGGCACGAGGAGGACGACTCCGTCGGCACGAGGTGGGCCGTCCTCATCGCCGGCTCCAACGGCTACTACAACTACCGCCACCAG GCGGATATCTGCCACGCCTACCAGATCATGAAGAAGGGCGGTCTCAAGGACGAGAACATCATTGTCTTCATGTATGACGATATTGCGCACCATCGGGAGAATCCCAGGCCGGGTGTCATCATCAACCACCCACAAGGTGGAGATGTCTATGCTGGGGTCCCAAAG GACTACACTGGGAAAGAGGTTAATGTCAAGAATTTCCTTGCTGTCCTGCTCGGTAACAAAACTGCTGTGACTGGTGGGAGTGGCAAAGTCGTCGACAGTGGCCCCAATGATCACATTTTCGTTTTTTACAGTGACCATGGGGGTCCTGGGGTTCTTG GGATGCCTACCTATCCATACCTTTACGGTGATGATCTCGTAGATGTCCTGAAGAAGAAGCACGCTACTGGAACTTACAAAAGCCTG GTGTTTTACCTTGAAGCTTGTGAATCCGGGAGCATCTTTGAGGGGCTTCTGCCTAATGACATTGGCATCTATGCAACCACTGCGTCTAACGCAGAGGAGAGCAGTTGGGGGACGTACTGCCCCGGCGAGTACCCGAGCCCTCCTCCGGAATATGACACCTGCTTGGGCGACTTGTACAGCATTGCTTGGATGGAAGACAG CGATGTCCACAACCTAAGAACTGAATCTCTCAAGCAGCAGTATGATTTG GTCAAGAAAAGAGCGGCGGCGCCAGAGGACTCATACGGCTATGGTTCCCATGTGATGCAATATGGTTCTTTGGACCTGAATGCTGAACATCTGTTCTTGTACATCGGGTCAAATCCTGCTAACGACAATACTTCGTTTGTTGAAGATAACTCACTTCCATCACTCTCAAGAGCTGTTAATCAGAGGGATGCTGATCTTGTTTACTTCTGGCAGAAG TACCGGAAATTGGCCGAGAGCGCCCCTGAGAAAAATGATGCCCGGAAGGAATTGCTTGAAATGATGGGTCATAGATCTCACATAGACAACAGTGTTGAGCTGATTGGAAACCTTCTGTTTGGTTCTTCAGATGGTCCAATGGTTCTAAAGACTGTTCGTGCAGCTGGTGAGCCTCTTGTTGATGACTGGAGTTGTCTGAAGTCTACG GTGCGTGCTTTCGAATCACAGTGTGGCTCGTTGGCACAGTATGGAATGAAGCACATGCGTTCCTTTGCAAACATCTGCAATGCCGGCATCCTCCCTGAAGTGATGGCAAAGGTTACTGCTCAGGCTTGCACGAGCATCCCAACCAACCGCTGGAGTGCCACACACATGGGTTTTAGTGCTTAA